In Shewanella sp. VB17, a single genomic region encodes these proteins:
- a CDS encoding pyridoxal-dependent decarboxylase produces the protein MFIDKKATLTVPFGLHAEPWISQIPQMAFSLNGELLITAPSADPAVIYQIKNQNFMGQQEQIKDCYVQLPPCGQKENQFINQKRLQDYLKQQQDNFLGYQAVVNTDYSDLFPVMNTMINNLGDPFTNGNYTVNSKSAERAVLDFYASVWRANWPSQSNNVPDSYWGYVLSMGSTEGNLYAMLNARDYLSGRRLVVDQNSHHLVKPKRRNSNKNYYKPIAFFSEDTHYSLTKAIHTTCIPSFYDVGHECYPHECPLGGDWPKMVPSELPCEDDVRLGKIGSGCIDINKLRLLVEFFAKKGHPILIVLNYGTTFKGAYDDIPGVYRALKDIFIKYNLINREVSFDESSENVDVRQGYWFHIDGALGASFMPFINMAIETGVLNLDNCSECEFTFPEFDFSLPYINSIVTSGHKFLGAPTPCGLYMSKHKYLASMNNPTYIGAVDSTLSGSRNGLASLTLWSLLGKTGYEVLQSRAIKSLSIALALHIRLQSLAEMIKQRDNIDIWIHRSNFSLSILLRKTNKDIMFKYSLCEAQEILNKELKKYSRKYVHIYCLWDRQQSVLDNLIEDLSQPGAFDVNAEVMVDDISDSVELAKTDVEASMFD, from the coding sequence ATGTTCATTGATAAGAAAGCAACGTTGACGGTTCCATTTGGTCTCCATGCTGAGCCTTGGATCAGTCAAATACCTCAAATGGCTTTTTCATTGAATGGGGAGTTGTTGATCACTGCTCCTTCTGCAGATCCAGCGGTGATATATCAGATTAAAAATCAAAATTTTATGGGACAGCAAGAGCAGATTAAAGATTGTTATGTACAATTACCTCCTTGCGGTCAGAAAGAAAATCAATTCATCAACCAAAAAAGGTTACAAGACTATTTGAAGCAGCAACAAGACAACTTTCTTGGCTATCAAGCTGTGGTGAATACGGATTATAGTGATTTATTTCCAGTGATGAACACTATGATTAATAATCTAGGTGATCCTTTTACAAATGGTAATTACACGGTTAATAGTAAATCTGCAGAACGTGCAGTTTTAGATTTTTATGCATCAGTATGGCGGGCTAATTGGCCTTCACAAAGCAATAATGTTCCTGATAGTTACTGGGGTTATGTACTGAGCATGGGGAGCACAGAAGGCAATTTATATGCCATGCTGAATGCTCGAGATTATTTGTCAGGTCGTCGATTGGTCGTCGATCAAAATAGTCATCATTTAGTTAAACCTAAACGACGTAATAGCAATAAAAACTATTATAAACCTATCGCATTTTTTTCAGAAGATACCCATTATTCATTAACTAAAGCCATTCATACGACATGTATTCCTTCATTTTATGATGTAGGTCATGAATGTTACCCACATGAGTGTCCATTAGGAGGCGACTGGCCAAAAATGGTGCCGTCAGAATTGCCCTGTGAAGATGATGTAAGATTAGGAAAAATAGGATCAGGTTGTATTGATATAAATAAGCTTCGCTTATTAGTTGAGTTTTTTGCTAAAAAAGGTCACCCCATTTTAATTGTGTTAAATTATGGTACCACATTTAAAGGAGCCTATGATGATATACCGGGTGTTTATCGGGCATTGAAAGATATTTTTATTAAATACAATCTTATCAATCGTGAGGTTAGTTTTGATGAAAGTAGTGAAAATGTTGATGTTAGGCAAGGTTATTGGTTTCATATTGATGGTGCATTAGGAGCTTCTTTTATGCCATTTATCAATATGGCAATAGAAACGGGTGTGCTTAATTTGGATAATTGCAGTGAATGTGAATTTACATTTCCTGAATTTGATTTTAGTTTGCCTTATATTAATTCTATCGTGACAAGTGGTCATAAATTCTTAGGTGCGCCGACACCATGTGGGCTTTATATGAGTAAACATAAGTATTTAGCATCCATGAATAATCCGACTTATATTGGTGCTGTTGATTCGACTTTATCAGGGTCTAGAAATGGGTTGGCCTCGTTAACATTATGGTCTTTACTTGGAAAAACGGGCTATGAGGTACTGCAAAGTAGAGCAATTAAGTCACTGTCGATAGCGCTAGCATTACATATAAGATTACAATCATTGGCTGAGATGATAAAGCAACGTGATAATATTGATATTTGGATACATAGGTCGAATTTTTCTTTGAGTATATTGCTGCGTAAAACCAATAAAGATATTATGTTTAAATATTCTCTGTGTGAGGCTCAGGAAATACTGAATAAGGAATTGAAAAAATATAGTCGTAAATATGTACATATTTATTGTTTATGGGATAGACAGCAATCTGTGTTAGATAATTTAATTGAAGATTTGTCACAACCAGGTGCTTTTGACGTCAATGCGGAAGTTATGGTGGATGATATTTCTGATTCAGTTGAATTAGCTAAAACTGATGTTGAAGCATCAATGTTTGATTAG
- a CDS encoding diguanylate cyclase has translation MTQYIKTGLNIEDVNDPCFAIKDNIDKILIIDDAKDNRILLSELLIPDHKVFLAKDGVQGIKLACKHNPDLILLDVVMPGIDGYQVIKSLKNNESTMNIPVIFISSKISTEDERMGLDLGAVDYITKPFNPPIVQARVRNHLRSQRHKNLLEQLALIDALTEIYNRRFYELNVRKVWNESIRNNTQVSIAMIDIDFFKSYNDEYGHLKGDDALRLVANHIKKQLKRPHDIIARYGGEEFAVILPNTDANSAERLLIEICISIENLQILHNSSSISHYLTISIGGASIIPIPNMEHNSFLGIVDEHLYQAKAQGRNRVCWKKS, from the coding sequence ATGACTCAATACATAAAAACAGGATTAAATATTGAAGATGTCAATGACCCTTGTTTTGCTATTAAAGACAATATTGATAAAATTTTAATTATTGATGATGCCAAAGACAATCGTATTCTTCTATCCGAATTACTGATTCCCGATCATAAAGTCTTTCTCGCTAAAGATGGTGTACAAGGCATTAAACTTGCCTGTAAGCATAATCCAGATTTAATATTATTAGACGTCGTCATGCCTGGTATCGATGGTTATCAAGTCATTAAGTCGCTTAAAAATAATGAATCTACAATGAACATCCCCGTTATTTTTATCTCGTCAAAAATATCTACAGAAGATGAAAGAATGGGCTTAGATCTTGGAGCTGTTGACTATATAACTAAACCATTTAACCCGCCGATAGTACAAGCCAGGGTCCGCAATCACTTACGCAGCCAACGTCACAAGAACCTACTCGAACAGCTTGCACTAATCGACGCGTTAACAGAAATATATAATCGCCGATTTTATGAGTTAAATGTAAGAAAAGTTTGGAACGAAAGCATTCGAAATAACACTCAAGTGTCGATTGCAATGATAGATATAGACTTTTTTAAAAGTTACAATGATGAATATGGACACTTAAAAGGTGATGATGCTCTACGTTTAGTCGCTAATCACATCAAAAAACAGCTAAAACGCCCTCATGATATTATCGCCCGTTACGGCGGAGAAGAATTTGCAGTTATTTTACCTAATACTGATGCTAATAGTGCCGAACGCTTATTAATTGAAATCTGTATTTCTATTGAAAATTTACAAATTTTGCATAATTCCTCTTCTATATCTCATTATCTAACCATCAGTATCGGTGGTGCATCTATTATTCCTATTCCTAATATGGAGCATAACTCATTTTTAGGCATAGTAGACGAACACCTTTATCAAGCCAAAGCTCAAGGGCGAAACAGAGTATGCTGGAAAAAATCCTAA
- a CDS encoding response regulator — MQGHLQTMELVSDFDAIKLKDRLTTSMLLQMAIHLTFIVILVAGVTYWHITTTYEFQAVETIKKYIKERSEKESLVFELATENHQVFKQHFIDAFNSNNDVSEEEFNKSFLHKEDGITKLKAKSYYGLMTTQGEHLKNLTGYIASDAPIKEQTFRNKVNISYHLLAQFGPAWTTRFENLYVSMPEKVALTYWPDVPWGLNVDPTLDITQEQWYVIATPENNPQRTSVWTSLYFDKTAKSWLVSLETPVDINGEHLLTIGHDILLVDVIDRIIHDKLEGTYNFIVSLDGQIIVHPDNESAMKQGIDKLSTNTQSDPRLNAMINKIIMANEATDESVFINFDETEQSWMATARINGPNWLLVTVYPKKLVIAAARSTAHFVLVIGLLSLIIEMLMLYVVISKKVVTPLKMFGQASAEIGQANYQLVARGDIKLPSHRKDEMGILATVFKSMATRIFEYSTTLEQKVSERTFELVESHKKTEIASQAKSNFLAHMSHEVRTPMNAIIGLTQLMLKTPLDKRQRDFMEKVLSSSDVLLNTINDVLDYSKIEANKLTLDDYEFDLRDVLRRVTNISAYKAQSKGVELLLDIDDNVHFHWIGDPTRLGQILINLASNAVKFTDKGEVIIRVKRLEQQSDRHTLQFSIIDSGIGIDPQRIDQLFSPFTQIDASITRKYGGTGLGLAICRQLTELMSGHIWVDSEMNKGSQFHFTCNIKPDYGSKYQGKPSYNKLKGMRSLVVDDNAMAREVLADILIALGIETTTVADGYSAIGELEAATSQGEPYDVVFLDWNIPTINGVETAEKIVCNTKIKTPVAMLMVTAYDVDKIESDAQAANIKKIISKPVDASGIHDNLLEIFFHEEISAPIASNRELNLSDNFDLHVLRGCHVLIVDDSALNREVASEFLMDVGIIVSTASNGEQAVSMIKHNSYDLVLMDVQMPIMDGLTATQLIRNDVKYKQLPIIAMTAHASPDDYKRSLDSGMNDHLNKPIDHQLLYQTITRWINVNANINPLGTAELNKDINDNQQVETKQQALAETQEFLPMNILGFDPVLGLNHHNNKINLYIRMLNLFYDEYHNIELNITQDQAEENFVNLHRLFHTIKSSSASLGGLHLSKLAEKIEKIASDLIENIDQDKIEILNKTIPVFLSELKRSLDSIKSLPNVKKTHNVKNYDDDSKLVKQLIIQLNKLLEDDNAIAENVINRLITTSAYNQHNDALESILMEIQDVDYFSASEKLKILSLKIGE; from the coding sequence ATGCAAGGACATTTGCAAACAATGGAGTTAGTTTCAGATTTTGATGCTATAAAATTAAAAGATCGATTAACGACCTCCATGCTATTGCAAATGGCTATCCATCTTACATTTATTGTGATTTTAGTTGCAGGTGTAACATATTGGCATATAACAACAACATATGAATTTCAAGCTGTTGAAACTATTAAAAAATATATAAAAGAACGTAGTGAAAAAGAAAGTTTAGTCTTTGAACTGGCCACTGAGAATCATCAAGTATTTAAACAACACTTTATTGATGCATTCAACAGTAATAATGATGTATCTGAAGAAGAATTTAATAAGAGTTTTCTTCATAAAGAAGACGGTATAACTAAATTAAAAGCAAAGAGTTACTATGGATTAATGACAACACAAGGTGAACATTTAAAAAATCTGACAGGATATATTGCTAGTGATGCACCTATAAAAGAGCAAACATTTAGAAATAAAGTCAACATTTCTTATCATCTATTGGCTCAGTTTGGTCCTGCATGGACGACTCGGTTTGAAAACCTCTATGTCTCTATGCCTGAAAAAGTAGCCTTAACCTACTGGCCAGATGTGCCATGGGGATTAAACGTCGATCCAACTTTAGATATCACTCAAGAACAATGGTACGTCATAGCCACCCCTGAAAATAATCCCCAACGCACCTCTGTCTGGACAAGCCTTTACTTCGACAAAACAGCTAAATCTTGGTTAGTTTCTTTGGAAACTCCTGTGGATATCAACGGCGAACATTTACTCACTATAGGTCATGATATCTTACTGGTAGATGTCATTGACCGAATTATTCATGACAAACTCGAAGGCACATACAACTTTATTGTCAGCTTAGATGGACAAATAATCGTGCACCCAGACAATGAAAGCGCAATGAAACAAGGGATCGATAAGTTATCGACCAACACTCAAAGCGACCCAAGGCTTAACGCCATGATAAATAAAATTATCATGGCAAATGAAGCCACAGATGAAAGCGTATTCATCAATTTTGATGAGACTGAACAATCATGGATGGCAACAGCACGGATAAATGGACCAAATTGGTTACTAGTAACAGTGTACCCCAAAAAATTAGTGATAGCAGCCGCACGTTCAACTGCACACTTTGTGTTAGTTATCGGGTTACTGTCACTCATCATTGAAATGCTAATGCTGTATGTGGTGATATCAAAGAAGGTCGTAACACCGTTAAAAATGTTTGGTCAAGCATCCGCTGAAATAGGACAAGCAAATTATCAATTAGTCGCACGTGGAGACATAAAATTACCTAGTCATCGAAAAGATGAAATGGGAATATTAGCCACGGTATTTAAATCCATGGCAACACGAATTTTCGAATACAGTACCACACTTGAACAAAAGGTATCCGAACGTACATTTGAATTAGTCGAATCGCATAAAAAAACCGAAATAGCCAGCCAAGCTAAATCAAATTTTTTAGCCCACATGAGCCATGAAGTCAGAACACCAATGAATGCAATCATAGGCTTAACTCAATTAATGTTAAAAACACCTTTAGATAAACGCCAACGAGACTTCATGGAAAAGGTATTATCATCTTCAGATGTGTTACTCAATACCATTAATGACGTATTGGATTATTCAAAAATTGAAGCGAATAAACTCACACTTGATGACTATGAATTTGACTTGAGAGATGTGCTGCGCCGAGTCACCAATATCAGTGCTTATAAAGCTCAAAGTAAGGGCGTTGAATTATTGTTAGACATTGATGATAACGTTCACTTTCACTGGATAGGTGATCCTACCCGTCTTGGACAAATTTTAATAAATTTAGCAAGTAATGCTGTAAAATTCACAGATAAAGGTGAAGTAATCATTCGAGTAAAACGCTTAGAACAGCAATCTGATCGTCATACTTTACAATTCAGTATCATCGACTCTGGGATCGGAATTGATCCTCAAAGGATCGATCAGTTATTCTCACCATTTACCCAAATTGATGCAAGCATTACTCGAAAATATGGCGGAACAGGTCTTGGTTTAGCTATTTGTCGCCAACTAACTGAACTCATGAGTGGTCATATTTGGGTCGATAGTGAAATGAATAAAGGAAGCCAATTTCATTTCACCTGCAACATAAAACCAGACTATGGCAGTAAATACCAAGGAAAACCCTCATATAACAAACTAAAAGGGATGCGATCTCTCGTTGTTGATGATAATGCAATGGCAAGAGAGGTTTTAGCCGATATTTTGATAGCCTTGGGTATAGAAACAACAACCGTCGCTGATGGTTATTCGGCGATCGGTGAACTTGAAGCTGCGACTAGCCAAGGAGAGCCTTATGATGTGGTGTTTCTTGATTGGAATATTCCGACAATTAACGGGGTAGAAACAGCCGAAAAAATAGTCTGTAATACTAAAATAAAAACCCCTGTCGCCATGCTGATGGTGACAGCTTACGATGTTGACAAAATAGAATCAGATGCACAAGCGGCGAACATCAAAAAAATAATATCCAAACCTGTTGATGCATCAGGCATTCATGATAATTTACTCGAAATTTTTTTTCATGAAGAAATATCAGCCCCCATAGCAAGTAATAGAGAACTTAACCTATCAGACAACTTCGATCTTCATGTACTACGGGGCTGCCACGTTCTCATCGTTGATGACAGTGCATTAAACCGTGAAGTTGCCAGTGAATTTCTAATGGATGTTGGTATAATAGTCTCTACAGCATCTAATGGCGAGCAGGCCGTTAGCATGATAAAACATAATAGCTATGATCTTGTTCTTATGGATGTACAAATGCCGATCATGGATGGACTAACAGCGACTCAACTCATACGAAATGATGTCAAATATAAACAATTACCCATCATCGCAATGACAGCGCATGCCTCGCCAGATGATTATAAGAGAAGTTTAGATTCTGGTATGAATGACCACCTAAATAAACCTATCGACCATCAATTATTATATCAAACTATCACACGCTGGATTAATGTAAATGCCAATATAAACCCACTTGGTACTGCTGAGCTAAATAAAGACATCAATGATAATCAGCAAGTTGAAACAAAGCAGCAAGCACTCGCAGAAACGCAAGAGTTTTTACCCATGAATATTTTAGGCTTCGATCCTGTACTCGGGCTAAATCATCACAATAACAAAATAAATTTATATATTAGAATGCTTAATTTATTTTATGATGAATACCACAATATTGAACTTAACATTACTCAAGATCAAGCCGAAGAAAACTTTGTTAACTTACACAGATTGTTCCATACCATAAAATCATCATCTGCGAGCTTAGGAGGGTTACATTTATCAAAACTTGCAGAAAAAATTGAAAAAATAGCAAGTGATTTAATAGAGAATATTGATCAAGATAAAATTGAAATATTAAATAAAACAATCCCTGTGTTTTTATCAGAGTTAAAAAGGTCATTAGATTCAATAAAATCTCTACCTAATGTTAAAAAAACACATAACGTAAAAAATTACGATGATGATAGCAAGCTTGTAAAACAACTTATAATTCAACTTAATAAGCTATTAGAAGATGACAATGCAATCGCCGAAAATGTCATCAATAGACTCATAACAACAAGTGCGTATAACCAACATAATGATGCTCTTGAATCAATTTTGATGGAAATTCAGGATGTTGATTATTTCAGCGCCAGTGAAAAGTTAAAAATACTGTCGCTAAAAATAGGTGAGTAA
- a CDS encoding PleD family two-component system response regulator has protein sequence MKRAKILIIDDDPVCTGLLLAILGDDYQVITANSGEGGIDVINSQIPDLILLDITMPKVNGYQVLKHLKDDPHQSSIYVIVISSLIENSDKELAFKLGADDYMTKPVVPSALLDKVNKYIHR, from the coding sequence ATGAAACGAGCCAAAATCCTGATTATTGATGATGATCCGGTGTGCACTGGTTTACTACTCGCAATATTAGGTGATGACTATCAAGTTATTACTGCTAATTCAGGTGAAGGTGGGATTGATGTTATTAACTCACAAATACCAGATCTCATCTTGCTCGACATTACTATGCCAAAGGTTAATGGTTATCAAGTGTTGAAGCATTTGAAAGATGACCCTCATCAATCATCAATCTATGTTATTGTCATCAGTAGTTTAATTGAAAATTCAGATAAAGAATTAGCGTTTAAATTAGGGGCTGATGATTATATGACTAAGCCTGTCGTACCCTCTGCTCTACTGGATAAAGTTAATAAGTACATACATAGATAA
- a CDS encoding porin, with amino-acid sequence MKTLKSLIAIAVSLSCFNAYAADTESLEARIAKLETSTAPSQFKNSQASLYGSFRPSLSYLDDGQDKTWDVTDALSRVGIKASTNFADGWTAMAHGEWKVEIDQGGDFGDVRLAYAAIASPYGQVSIGQQYVAQYSLVAEYVDIFNHRSSPFAYDYDNPFRVSNFVNYQLVTGQFTWMAGAQLDGNSSNNDDADMVNIGVGYDLNQLHLGLGYLDKNRIDGDDTNIGAVVAYTFSNDLYLAISYQDKDYNYDTTFPQDRSGSALDTALAMPIGNDYKVKLGYFMFEDGIKTTGSMDYDGFNATLEWNPLDNIRVHLEYLAKNFDNNEDDQAVTIGFRYDFDLSWKG; translated from the coding sequence GTGAAAACACTTAAATCACTTATCGCAATCGCCGTTAGCTTATCTTGCTTTAATGCTTATGCAGCTGACACTGAATCGCTTGAAGCACGTATTGCTAAACTTGAAACCAGCACAGCGCCATCACAATTTAAAAATAGCCAAGCGAGCCTTTATGGTTCATTTCGCCCATCACTTAGCTATCTAGATGATGGACAAGATAAAACGTGGGATGTTACCGATGCACTTTCTCGTGTTGGTATCAAAGCCAGTACCAATTTTGCTGATGGCTGGACCGCTATGGCTCATGGTGAATGGAAAGTTGAAATCGATCAAGGAGGAGACTTTGGTGATGTTCGTTTAGCCTATGCTGCGATTGCATCACCTTACGGGCAGGTTAGCATCGGTCAGCAATATGTCGCACAATACTCTTTAGTTGCTGAGTATGTAGATATTTTTAACCATAGAAGTAGCCCTTTTGCTTATGACTACGACAATCCATTTCGCGTCAGCAATTTTGTAAATTACCAACTAGTGACAGGTCAGTTTACTTGGATGGCTGGTGCACAACTTGATGGCAACAGTAGTAATAATGACGATGCGGATATGGTTAATATTGGTGTCGGTTATGATTTAAATCAATTACATCTTGGTCTAGGCTATCTTGACAAAAATAGAATTGATGGTGACGATACCAACATTGGTGCAGTCGTCGCTTATACATTCAGTAATGATCTCTATCTAGCCATCAGCTATCAAGATAAAGACTATAACTATGATACAACGTTTCCTCAAGACCGCAGTGGTAGCGCATTAGACACAGCCTTAGCCATGCCGATAGGTAACGACTATAAAGTGAAGCTGGGTTACTTTATGTTTGAAGATGGAATAAAGACCACCGGCTCTATGGACTATGATGGTTTCAATGCCACCCTTGAGTGGAACCCCCTTGATAACATCCGCGTTCATTTGGAATATTTGGCAAAAAACTTCGACAACAACGAAGACGATCAAGCTGTTACCATTGGTTTTAGATATGACTTTGATCTAAGCTGGAAAGGTTAA
- a CDS encoding methyl-accepting chemotaxis protein, whose translation MNSESINLKLNLQFSAVVTVFLCIFSVFNYYTAKNNLHKNLESQAKHALYRLELNLPAIIWDYNTDLLISNVNSELSADFVSGILVISGEDRLALQVKEEGELIAGDTLPEDSAFTKSAKLFFDDSGEVKTVGEVTLFIDDTVVRKILSEMLISQIIQLILLIIVISLMMYLLLGRNVWKPLKGITHAVFDIAEGEGDLTQRLDDKKKDEISTLAAGINLFIKKLQGTITEVSHTSEQLFDSATLTSGNCVKSNESIIRQQSEIEQVATAVTEMSAAIDEVANSASNALNSLNNAKEQAEKGKNIVSKAVFTIEDLSKSVEKATDVILYLAEESENIGSVLDVIRAIASQTNLLALNAAIEAARAGEQGRGFAVVADEVRTLAQRTQDSTQEIQKMIEQLQNSTQEAVSVMTSCKTFAHQGVSEVDDSGLVFQEIVTGFGEMTNLNTHIATATKEQSTVAAEINQNVVNLSDVAHEASALSAQMSSDSESSSSLAMQLRKLMNQFKV comes from the coding sequence ATGAATTCTGAGAGCATTAATCTAAAATTAAATTTACAGTTTTCTGCTGTAGTAACTGTATTTTTATGCATTTTCAGTGTATTTAATTATTATACTGCGAAGAATAATTTACATAAAAATTTAGAAAGCCAAGCTAAGCATGCTTTATATCGGTTAGAGTTAAATTTGCCTGCAATTATTTGGGATTATAATACAGACTTATTGATAAGTAATGTAAATTCGGAATTGTCTGCTGATTTTGTTAGTGGGATTTTAGTGATTAGTGGTGAAGATCGTTTAGCTTTGCAAGTGAAAGAAGAAGGTGAACTCATAGCTGGTGATACTCTACCTGAAGATAGTGCTTTTACAAAATCAGCCAAATTGTTTTTTGATGATTCGGGCGAAGTTAAAACTGTTGGTGAAGTGACTTTATTTATCGATGATACAGTGGTGAGAAAAATCTTAAGTGAAATGCTGATTAGTCAAATTATTCAGTTGATTTTATTGATTATTGTTATCTCATTAATGATGTATTTATTACTTGGTCGAAATGTTTGGAAACCCTTAAAAGGGATCACCCATGCTGTTTTTGATATTGCAGAAGGGGAAGGGGATTTAACACAGCGATTGGATGATAAAAAGAAAGATGAAATCAGTACTCTTGCCGCTGGGATAAATTTATTTATCAAAAAATTACAAGGCACTATAACCGAAGTCTCTCATACCTCAGAACAATTATTTGACTCTGCTACTCTCACTTCTGGTAATTGTGTAAAAAGTAATGAAAGTATCATAAGACAACAAAGTGAAATAGAACAAGTTGCCACGGCTGTTACGGAAATGTCTGCAGCAATAGATGAAGTAGCAAACAGTGCTTCAAATGCCTTAAATTCACTTAATAATGCTAAAGAACAAGCTGAAAAAGGTAAGAATATCGTAAGCAAAGCGGTGTTTACTATTGAAGATTTATCTAAATCTGTCGAAAAAGCCACCGATGTAATACTTTATTTGGCTGAAGAAAGCGAAAACATAGGATCTGTTCTTGATGTTATCCGTGCTATTGCATCACAAACGAACTTACTTGCACTGAATGCTGCTATTGAAGCTGCTCGCGCTGGTGAACAAGGACGTGGTTTTGCTGTCGTCGCTGATGAAGTTAGGACGTTGGCACAGCGAACTCAAGATTCGACACAAGAGATCCAGAAAATGATAGAGCAATTACAAAATTCAACCCAAGAAGCTGTTTCAGTAATGACTTCTTGTAAAACTTTTGCTCATCAGGGGGTAAGTGAAGTAGATGACTCAGGATTAGTTTTCCAAGAGATAGTGACTGGGTTTGGTGAAATGACCAATCTAAATACTCATATAGCAACGGCGACTAAAGAACAAAGTACCGTTGCTGCAGAAATCAATCAAAACGTTGTCAATCTCTCTGATGTCGCACATGAGGCTTCTGCACTTTCAGCTCAAATGTCGTCGGACAGTGAGAGTTCATCAAGCTTAGCGATGCAATTACGTAAACTAATGAATCAATTTAAAGTATAA